In Betaproteobacteria bacterium, one genomic interval encodes:
- a CDS encoding DUF2214 family protein, protein MMTDALLAFFHYSAIFVLFAFLTVEAMLLRNPLDANTVRLIARVDLWFFGAALLTLVSGLMRLFWGAKGVGFYSPNPVFHVKAGLFIAIGMLSFPPTLRYISWARQLKADANFLPSESERRLVRRLVMIELHIASVLPLAAVLMARGIGLG, encoded by the coding sequence ATGATGACCGACGCGCTGCTGGCGTTTTTCCACTACTCGGCAATATTTGTGCTGTTCGCGTTTTTAACCGTCGAGGCAATGCTGCTGCGAAATCCGCTGGACGCGAATACGGTTCGCTTGATCGCGCGGGTTGATCTCTGGTTTTTTGGCGCAGCACTTTTGACACTCGTCTCAGGTTTGATGCGTCTGTTCTGGGGCGCGAAGGGGGTCGGTTTCTATTCGCCCAATCCGGTATTTCATGTCAAGGCGGGTCTATTTATCGCCATCGGCATGCTTTCATTTCCGCCAACGCTGCGATATATCAGTTGGGCAAGGCAGCTCAAGGCCGACGCAAATTTCCTGCCATCCGAATCGGAGCGGCGACTGGTGCGCCGCCTGGTCATGATTGAGCTTCACATAGCGTCCGTGTTGCCGCTGGCGGCTGTCCTGATGGCGCGGGGAATCGGATTGGGGTGA
- a CDS encoding GNAT family N-acetyltransferase — MHAILRQAIRQDIPAMHRVRLAVRENRLTSSVITEAHYVPAIEKTGRGWVIEADGKVVAFAVGNAETGNIWALFVDPDYEGRGYGRRLHEAMVNWLFSGKLKRLYLSTGSNTRAQRFYETAGWLGKGLQPDGDMHYELFNRPKA, encoded by the coding sequence ATGCACGCCATTCTCCGCCAGGCCATTCGCCAAGACATTCCCGCGATGCATCGGGTTCGCCTTGCCGTGCGCGAGAACCGGCTCACTTCATCGGTCATCACCGAAGCGCACTACGTCCCTGCCATCGAGAAGACCGGCCGCGGCTGGGTGATCGAGGCCGATGGCAAGGTTGTCGCGTTCGCGGTTGGCAACGCAGAAACCGGCAATATCTGGGCGCTGTTCGTCGATCCGGATTACGAAGGTCGCGGTTATGGCCGGCGCTTACATGAAGCAATGGTCAACTGGCTCTTCTCCGGAAAACTCAAACGGCTGTACCTCAGCACCGGATCCAATACCCGCGCCCAACGGTTCTATGAAACGGCAGGATGGTTAGGCAAAGGTCTGCAACCCGATGGTGACATGCACTATGAACTTTTCAATCGGCCCAAAGCGTAA
- the thpR gene encoding RNA 2',3'-cyclic phosphodiesterase, with protein MPRLFFALWPNPEVRAQLVVQRDLAMREYRGRPMRVDTLHMTLVFLGQTPDLRVPMALECGDRVKAKSFALNIDTRAHFPAAKVAWLGCTGTPAALHELRNSLLPELDLGQFIHRDSNTDYQPHITIARDCQTWPSPKEIPAIEWRVEDFVLVDSTRTPGGPVYRVLRHWQLDG; from the coding sequence ATGCCGCGCCTGTTCTTTGCCCTGTGGCCGAACCCTGAAGTGCGCGCCCAGCTTGTTGTGCAACGCGATCTGGCGATGCGCGAATATCGCGGACGGCCGATGCGCGTTGATACGCTGCACATGACATTGGTTTTCCTGGGCCAGACACCAGACTTGCGCGTGCCGATGGCGCTTGAATGCGGCGATCGAGTCAAGGCAAAATCGTTCGCATTGAATATTGATACACGCGCACATTTTCCGGCTGCCAAGGTGGCTTGGCTGGGCTGCACCGGCACGCCTGCCGCGCTGCACGAATTGCGGAACTCACTCTTGCCGGAACTCGATCTTGGGCAATTCATTCATCGTGACAGCAACACCGACTACCAGCCACACATCACGATCGCCAGAGACTGCCAGACGTGGCCCTCACCAAAAGAAATACCAGCCATCGAATGGCGCGTGGAGGACTTCGTGCTTGTCGATTCCACGCGCACACCTGGCGGACCGGTCTACCGCGTGCTCAGGCATTGGCAGCTTGACGGTTGA
- a CDS encoding YIP1 family protein gives MNPQAEWDAVARDEPGFRVLLRNYLIPLSLLAPLATVAGMLSFDTRWNPEYGYSLLRERAPVIALATYFFQIASVYLLAGMLFLLARTEGRSPGFLVTLQVAVFGSIPVLLSGVMLVIPFGVMFTMMAMLYSFYLYYLGAERLIGIRPADSAMFIGVVMFCMMVLSSLMGAVASWLGIL, from the coding sequence TTGAACCCCCAGGCCGAGTGGGATGCCGTCGCACGCGATGAGCCCGGGTTTCGCGTGCTGCTGCGGAATTATCTGATACCGCTGAGTTTGCTGGCACCGTTGGCAACGGTTGCCGGCATGCTCTCGTTTGATACGCGGTGGAATCCCGAATACGGCTATTCGCTGTTGCGTGAACGTGCACCCGTCATCGCGCTGGCTACTTACTTTTTCCAGATCGCCAGCGTGTATCTTCTGGCGGGTATGCTCTTTCTGCTCGCGCGCACGGAGGGCCGTTCGCCCGGATTTCTGGTGACATTGCAGGTTGCGGTGTTCGGTTCGATTCCCGTGCTGCTCTCCGGTGTAATGCTGGTGATTCCATTTGGTGTGATGTTCACGATGATGGCGATGCTGTATTCGTTCTACCTTTATTACCTGGGCGCGGAACGATTGATCGGCATTCGCCCGGCGGACTCCGCGATGTTCATCGGCGTGGTGATGTTCTGCATGATGGTACTGTCGAGCCTCATGGGCGCAGTTGCGTCGTGGCTGGGAATTCTTTAA
- a CDS encoding pyridoxal phosphate-dependent aminotransferase produces the protein MKPESFRRLASRMSHIAPFEVMEIQTAARELERQGKDVIHMEIGEPDFTTPQPIVNAAIAALQTKPMFYTSALGIQPLREAIAAFYASKYGVSVSPERIIVTAGSSAALLLACGVLLNAGDEVLMADPGYPCNRHFVRAMEGVPCTIPVGPEHNYQLTAGHIRAHWNERGAAALVASPSNPTGTLIAHDELQRIHGEVATRGGMLIVDEIYQGLTYDVAPATALSISDDLFVVNSFSKYFQMTGWRLGWLVVPAAYVRDVEKLAQNLFISASTPAQHAALAAFRPDTLAILERRRAEFQVRRDFLIPALRELGFKIAVVPEGAFYIYADSSQIATDSFELSRRILQEALVALTPGKDFGHAAPERHIRIAYTQTVPRLAEAISRMRGVIHA, from the coding sequence ATGAAGCCTGAATCCTTCCGTCGCCTCGCGTCCCGCATGTCCCACATCGCGCCATTCGAGGTAATGGAAATTCAGACGGCCGCGCGTGAGCTGGAGCGGCAGGGCAAGGACGTGATCCACATGGAAATCGGTGAGCCCGATTTCACCACGCCGCAGCCGATTGTGAATGCTGCCATCGCCGCACTCCAAACCAAGCCGATGTTCTACACGTCAGCGTTGGGTATCCAGCCGCTGCGCGAAGCCATTGCCGCGTTCTACGCAAGCAAGTATGGTGTGAGCGTTTCGCCGGAGCGCATCATCGTCACGGCGGGCTCGAGCGCGGCGCTGTTGCTGGCGTGTGGTGTGTTGCTGAACGCGGGTGACGAAGTGCTGATGGCCGACCCGGGTTATCCGTGCAATCGCCACTTTGTGCGCGCCATGGAAGGTGTGCCTTGCACGATTCCGGTGGGGCCGGAGCACAATTACCAGTTGACGGCCGGGCATATCCGCGCGCATTGGAACGAACGCGGCGCGGCAGCGCTGGTGGCATCGCCCTCCAATCCGACCGGCACATTGATCGCCCATGACGAACTGCAGCGCATTCACGGCGAAGTCGCCACTCGTGGCGGCATGCTGATTGTCGATGAAATCTATCAGGGGCTCACGTATGACGTGGCGCCAGCCACCGCACTGTCGATCAGTGATGACTTGTTTGTGGTCAACAGTTTTTCCAAGTATTTCCAGATGACCGGTTGGCGGCTCGGTTGGCTGGTGGTGCCCGCCGCCTATGTGCGTGACGTGGAGAAGCTTGCGCAGAATCTGTTCATCTCAGCGTCCACGCCTGCACAGCATGCGGCGCTGGCCGCATTTCGTCCAGATACCCTGGCGATACTCGAACGGCGCCGTGCCGAATTCCAGGTGCGAAGGGACTTCCTGATTCCCGCGCTGCGCGAACTGGGCTTCAAAATCGCCGTTGTTCCCGAGGGTGCGTTCTACATTTATGCGGATTCGTCACAAATTGCCACTGACAGCTTCGAACTTTCGCGCAGAATACTGCAGGAAGCGCTCGTCGCGTTGACGCCCGGCAAGGATTTCGGTCATGCCGCGCCGGAACGTCATATTCGCATCGCATACACCCAGACGGTACCGCGCCTGGCTGAAGCGATCAGCCGCATGAGAGGAGTAATACACGCATGA
- a CDS encoding caspase family protein — protein sequence MPTTRNSLFEHCARLAAALAWLFVPLLSSGQPSSEIDPVTDAEIAEVRRAFQTIGLRKADVTRGFSDGRVVLVGEYENRDEVETAFAATRAIIGLQRVAPTTPGNIKYRLKGFNTAFASTVGKMMKRLEPGAKQAASPSEPTAQPAAPTPRPSSNAQSQRGPRTFGLIVGVGEFKYLPKENGLEYSEKDAKDFYNVMVSPSGGSVPRESIQLMTQGKATSAAVKAAMRSIIDQSHSGDTVVLFVASHGLPNAMGKFDIVLNDTEFPKQKVGGKSDSFEFVVTNRKTALSDDDLQGFIAQLTLSDVRTVLVLDTCYSGKTFIAVPGFLPSRTRSLSRQTKEANYSASLSQEGIQDLAQKAKDLKAARIVIVSASENEESMESPKLGGGAFTQAYISALNKAHDFADAFDQTKPSVIRTARTMGHSQTPRMLVVPEEANTKM from the coding sequence ATGCCAACGACTCGAAATTCGCTGTTCGAACATTGCGCAAGACTGGCTGCAGCACTGGCGTGGCTGTTTGTTCCCCTGCTTTCCAGCGGTCAGCCATCATCAGAGATTGACCCGGTCACCGACGCCGAAATCGCTGAGGTCCGTCGGGCATTCCAGACGATTGGCCTGCGTAAAGCCGATGTGACCAGGGGCTTTTCGGATGGCAGGGTTGTACTGGTCGGAGAGTATGAAAACCGGGACGAGGTGGAGACCGCCTTTGCCGCGACACGTGCCATCATCGGCCTGCAACGCGTGGCCCCGACGACACCGGGAAACATCAAGTACCGGCTCAAGGGTTTCAATACGGCTTTTGCCTCGACGGTCGGCAAAATGATGAAGCGACTCGAACCCGGCGCAAAACAGGCGGCATCGCCATCGGAACCCACCGCGCAACCCGCGGCGCCCACACCCCGGCCTTCATCAAACGCGCAAAGTCAGCGTGGACCGAGAACATTTGGCCTCATTGTTGGGGTTGGCGAGTTTAAATATTTGCCGAAAGAAAATGGACTCGAGTATTCGGAAAAAGACGCGAAGGACTTTTACAACGTGATGGTTTCACCCAGCGGCGGTTCCGTGCCGCGGGAGTCGATTCAACTGATGACTCAGGGAAAAGCAACCTCCGCCGCCGTGAAGGCCGCCATGCGAAGCATCATTGACCAATCGCACTCCGGCGATACGGTGGTACTTTTTGTTGCCAGCCACGGCCTGCCCAATGCGATGGGCAAATTCGATATCGTCCTGAATGACACCGAATTTCCCAAGCAAAAGGTGGGCGGCAAATCCGACTCCTTTGAATTTGTCGTCACGAATCGTAAAACGGCATTGAGCGACGATGACTTGCAAGGTTTTATTGCCCAACTGACATTAAGCGATGTGCGCACCGTCCTTGTGCTTGATACCTGCTATAGCGGCAAGACCTTCATTGCCGTCCCGGGATTTCTGCCTTCGCGCACCCGCTCGCTGTCACGACAGACCAAGGAAGCCAATTATTCCGCAAGTCTCTCTCAAGAGGGCATTCAGGATCTCGCCCAGAAAGCAAAGGACTTGAAGGCCGCGCGTATCGTCATCGTATCGGCGTCCGAGAACGAAGAGTCGATGGAGTCGCCCAAGTTGGGGGGCGGCGCCTTTACGCAGGCGTATATCTCGGCCTTGAATAAGGCACACGACTTTGCCGACGCGTTCGATCAGACCAAACCGTCCGTCATACGCACCGCGCGCACCATGGGACATTCGCAGACGCCGCGTATGCTGGTTGTACCCGAGGAAGCCAATACCAAGATGTAG
- a CDS encoding GNAT family N-acetyltransferase yields the protein MWASSISLRGNRIVLRPLEAADAPALATAAADGALWNLNVTVVPDTNSVSAYIAAALEGPSSDTTRPFAITLIDSGKVVGSTRFWRMDQKNRSLEIGHTWISASWQRSYVNTEAKYLMLRYAFEVLGCIRVQFTTDELNERSRAAILRLGAMEEGIIRHERIMPNGRKRNSARFSIIDPEWPHVRQLLEGKLESMKIAPAFSFDLWPDNEQAPDADLAAGSGNH from the coding sequence ATGTGGGCATCTTCAATTTCGCTACGCGGCAACCGCATCGTCCTCCGGCCACTCGAGGCGGCCGACGCGCCCGCACTCGCCACGGCGGCTGCCGACGGCGCGCTATGGAACTTGAACGTCACGGTTGTTCCCGACACCAACTCGGTATCCGCCTACATTGCCGCCGCCCTGGAAGGCCCAAGCAGCGACACGACGCGTCCCTTTGCGATCACACTAATTGATAGCGGGAAAGTAGTCGGCTCGACGCGCTTTTGGCGGATGGATCAGAAAAATCGCAGCCTCGAAATCGGCCATACCTGGATTTCAGCATCCTGGCAGCGAAGCTATGTGAACACCGAGGCCAAGTACCTCATGCTGCGGTATGCCTTTGAAGTTCTCGGCTGCATCCGTGTGCAATTCACGACGGATGAATTGAACGAGCGCTCGCGCGCGGCGATCCTTCGGCTTGGCGCCATGGAAGAGGGCATTATTCGTCACGAGCGAATCATGCCGAATGGCCGGAAGCGGAATTCCGCGCGCTTCAGCATCATTGATCCGGAGTGGCCGCATGTGCGTCAATTGCTGGAAGGAAAACTTGAGTCGATGAAGATCGCACCTGCCTTTTCGTTCGACCTGTGGCCGGACAATGAGCAAGCGCCTGATGCCGACTTGGCAGCCGGCTCAGGTAATCATTGA
- a CDS encoding response regulator, with amino-acid sequence MTNAAPKTDIEQQIFAEQIALVHGLTPFTLFMSMIGSTLVLFAVWGSAPRSLLIGWYVCHHIVTLCRYLEIRAYRRATPSPVDAGFWAKRFVIGTTCAGVIWAIAGTVLFPPPGHATQFFVGIYLIGVAASGMFSLAQYFRAYVPLAVLSIAPMCVWLLASGIPDQQFSGGASFLFLYIALSNARRYERLNRDSIRLRLEIEQARVGAEAASRAKSQFLANMSHEIRTPMNGILGMAELLLDTPLSERQRRYLETLHRSGVSLLDIINDILDFSKIEAGKLELSMSAFSLRATLNELSDAFAERASRKGLVLTCKIAEDVPDALDGDVVRLRQILNNLIGNAVKFTEKGRISVLVTNVPGTAMRLRFSVRDSGIGISAESRALIFDAFAQADVSHTRRYGGTGLGLSISKQLIELMGGHLGLDSTPGVGSTFWFEVSFAPATRMPVERSASSNNRTLRPLAGHALLVEDHEVNQVVSRAMLESFGLRVSIAENGLQALDAIAAESFDIVLMDCQMPELDGYEATRRLRLRETDGNVDAELRLRVIAVTANAIDGDREKCIAAGMDDYLSKPFRQAELHAVLVRWLRSDAAKGVPDGVVAVTAVESKGVDDTTVRPEGVDDEVLDRLAALPKPGIVEQVVRLYLSNSSRALSTLRVSLARGDRETVTQCTHDLKSSSGYVGATGLADIFAAMERAARTGDLARITAMLPGAEAGYGPVCDRLRRRLDKGTKT; translated from the coding sequence GTGACGAACGCCGCACCGAAGACAGATATTGAACAACAGATATTTGCCGAGCAAATCGCGCTTGTGCATGGCCTGACGCCGTTCACGCTGTTCATGTCGATGATTGGCTCGACGCTGGTGCTGTTCGCGGTGTGGGGAAGCGCACCGCGGTCATTGCTGATCGGCTGGTATGTCTGCCACCACATCGTCACGCTTTGCCGCTACCTGGAAATTCGCGCATACCGGCGAGCAACGCCGTCACCGGTTGATGCCGGCTTCTGGGCCAAGCGTTTCGTTATCGGCACGACCTGCGCTGGTGTGATCTGGGCAATTGCCGGAACCGTCCTGTTTCCGCCGCCGGGGCACGCGACCCAGTTCTTTGTCGGCATCTATCTGATTGGCGTCGCGGCATCGGGCATGTTCTCGCTGGCCCAGTATTTTCGCGCCTACGTGCCGCTGGCGGTCTTGTCGATCGCGCCGATGTGCGTTTGGCTGCTTGCCTCCGGCATTCCCGACCAGCAGTTCTCGGGGGGTGCGTCTTTCCTGTTTCTTTACATCGCGCTTTCGAACGCGCGCCGCTATGAACGCCTGAACAGGGATTCGATTCGCCTGCGATTGGAGATTGAACAGGCGCGCGTGGGGGCCGAAGCGGCCAGCCGCGCGAAGTCGCAGTTCCTCGCCAACATGAGCCACGAAATTCGCACGCCCATGAACGGCATCCTCGGCATGGCCGAACTTTTGCTCGATACGCCGCTGTCCGAGCGGCAGCGGCGTTACCTGGAAACGCTGCACCGCTCGGGCGTAAGCCTGCTCGACATCATCAACGACATCCTCGATTTTTCAAAAATCGAGGCGGGTAAGCTGGAGCTCTCGATGTCGGCGTTCAGCCTGCGCGCGACGCTGAACGAACTGTCGGATGCGTTCGCCGAACGCGCCAGCCGCAAAGGGCTGGTGCTTACCTGCAAGATTGCAGAGGATGTGCCCGACGCGCTGGATGGCGACGTGGTGCGGCTGAGGCAGATCCTCAACAACCTGATTGGCAACGCCGTCAAGTTTACGGAGAAGGGCCGCATTTCGGTCCTCGTGACGAACGTGCCGGGCACGGCCATGCGCCTTCGGTTCTCGGTCAGGGACAGCGGCATTGGCATCTCGGCGGAAAGCCGCGCATTGATTTTTGATGCCTTTGCCCAGGCCGACGTTTCCCATACACGGCGCTATGGCGGCACCGGACTCGGCCTGTCGATCTCGAAGCAACTGATCGAGCTCATGGGCGGCCACCTCGGACTTGACAGTACGCCCGGTGTCGGGTCAACGTTCTGGTTTGAAGTTTCCTTCGCGCCGGCTACCCGGATGCCGGTCGAGCGATCAGCATCATCGAATAATCGCACGCTGCGGCCCTTGGCCGGGCATGCGCTGCTGGTGGAAGATCACGAAGTGAACCAGGTGGTTTCGCGCGCGATGCTGGAGTCCTTCGGCCTGCGCGTCAGCATCGCCGAAAATGGGCTACAGGCGCTGGACGCGATCGCCGCTGAGAGTTTCGATATCGTGCTCATGGACTGCCAGATGCCCGAGCTCGACGGCTACGAGGCAACCCGCCGCCTGCGCTTGCGCGAGACAGATGGGAACGTGGATGCGGAACTTCGCCTGCGCGTCATCGCTGTTACCGCGAATGCCATTGATGGTGATCGCGAGAAATGCATCGCCGCCGGGATGGACGACTACCTGTCGAAGCCTTTCCGGCAGGCCGAACTTCATGCCGTGCTGGTGCGCTGGTTGCGGTCAGACGCGGCGAAAGGCGTGCCCGATGGCGTTGTGGCGGTGACAGCAGTTGAAAGCAAAGGCGTCGATGACACCACGGTGCGTCCCGAGGGTGTCGATGACGAGGTGCTTGATCGCCTTGCGGCGTTGCCGAAGCCGGGAATCGTCGAGCAGGTGGTGCGGCTCTATCTGAGCAATTCGAGCCGCGCGCTATCCACGCTGCGCGTGTCGCTGGCGCGCGGCGATCGCGAGACCGTGACACAGTGCACCCACGATCTCAAGTCGAGTAGCGGATACGTTGGTGCAACCGGATTGGCCGATATCTTCGCGGCGATGGAACGCGCCGCGCGCACCGGTGATCTGGCGCGCATCACGGCCATGCTGCCGGGAGCCGAAGCAGGCTATGGGCCGGTCTGCGATCGCCTGCGCAGACGCCTGGATAAAGGCACGAAAACGTGA
- a CDS encoding esterase family protein, whose translation MNMRLLRAYVVFFVTLAISASVDAGEIFTEIFRSETLGRDYKYTVYLPDSYKKDDKRYPVLYLLHGSGGDENDWLSKGGARETMDALIGRRQIQPMIVVMPGHATAWWVDGANEKGETALIKDVIPHAEGKYRVDSRRGNRIVAGLSAGGYGSLNLVFKFPGMFAAAAILSPAIYDPVPPSHSSGESNPQFQKDGKFDSALWKSLNYVSHIGAYKQSGVIVPLYIHSGDHDPLGIALQAAMLYEKLRLHQPDAVELRIVNGGHEWMLWRDTLSDALQFMSARIVGAR comes from the coding sequence ATGAACATGCGACTGCTGCGTGCCTATGTGGTTTTTTTCGTTACGCTGGCCATCAGCGCATCGGTCGATGCAGGTGAAATATTCACCGAAATTTTTCGCTCGGAAACGCTTGGGCGCGACTACAAGTACACGGTTTACCTCCCGGACAGTTACAAGAAAGACGACAAACGCTATCCAGTCCTGTATCTGCTGCACGGGTCAGGCGGTGACGAGAACGACTGGCTTTCGAAAGGTGGCGCGCGCGAAACAATGGATGCGCTGATCGGCAGGCGGCAGATTCAGCCGATGATTGTCGTGATGCCGGGGCATGCGACGGCATGGTGGGTCGATGGCGCCAATGAGAAAGGCGAGACGGCACTGATCAAGGATGTCATTCCACACGCGGAAGGCAAATACCGCGTCGACTCGCGGCGCGGCAACCGGATTGTCGCGGGACTGTCGGCGGGTGGCTACGGGTCATTGAATCTCGTCTTCAAATTTCCAGGGATGTTCGCCGCCGCAGCCATTCTGAGCCCGGCGATTTACGACCCTGTTCCACCAAGTCATTCATCGGGCGAAAGCAATCCACAGTTCCAGAAAGACGGCAAATTCGACTCAGCGCTGTGGAAGTCTCTCAACTACGTTTCGCACATTGGAGCCTACAAGCAGTCCGGGGTCATTGTCCCGCTGTATATTCATTCCGGTGACCACGATCCCCTTGGCATCGCGTTACAAGCGGCGATGTTGTACGAGAAATTGCGCTTGCATCAGCCGGACGCGGTTGAATTGCGCATCGTCAACGGCGGCCACGAATGGATGCTTTGGCGCGATACGCTGTCCGATGCGTTGCAGTTCATGAGCGCGCGCATCGTGGGCGCGCGGTGA
- a CDS encoding SRPBCC domain-containing protein, producing MKMSNLFLLAATVLLAGIASAQERAITEKITVKANVDDVWKAWTTTEGIKSFFAPDAKVELKVDGPFQVYINPFAEPGMKGADDMKIIGFQEKKMLSFTWNAPPSLPEARKQRTVVIVRLISRGDALTDVTLHHVGWGDGGEWDKAYDYLSKAWPNVLKNLQKRFDSGPVDWKNWLDMLRPKSAPGVVEKK from the coding sequence ATGAAGATGTCGAATTTGTTTTTACTCGCCGCGACGGTTTTGCTGGCTGGTATCGCTAGTGCGCAGGAGCGTGCCATCACCGAGAAGATCACGGTGAAAGCGAATGTCGATGACGTCTGGAAAGCGTGGACGACGACGGAGGGTATCAAGTCGTTTTTTGCGCCGGACGCGAAGGTAGAATTGAAAGTGGATGGTCCGTTCCAGGTTTACATCAATCCTTTTGCCGAGCCCGGTATGAAGGGTGCCGATGACATGAAGATCATCGGCTTTCAGGAAAAGAAAATGCTGTCTTTCACCTGGAATGCGCCGCCCTCATTGCCTGAAGCCCGCAAGCAGCGCACGGTCGTGATCGTGCGGCTGATTTCGCGTGGCGACGCGCTGACCGATGTCACGCTGCATCATGTTGGCTGGGGTGACGGAGGCGAGTGGGACAAGGCATACGATTACCTTTCCAAGGCCTGGCCAAATGTACTCAAGAACCTGCAAAAGCGCTTTGACAGCGGACCCGTCGACTGGAAGAATTGGCTGGATATGCTGCGTCCCAAATCGGCGCCGGGTGTGGTCGAGAAGAAGTAA
- a CDS encoding response regulator produces MKTPEPATILLVDDDETGRLLVKLFLEHAGFRVFEADSAESGLKLCSRQRFDLCLIDGMLPRMDGFQMVRNLRAVPEYRDVPLVILSGLDGAEWPSHAMDAGATDFILKSNDWNGLVERARKLTATPASRAS; encoded by the coding sequence ATGAAGACCCCTGAGCCCGCAACGATCTTGCTGGTTGATGACGACGAAACCGGCCGTCTGCTTGTCAAATTGTTTCTCGAACATGCGGGTTTCCGCGTGTTCGAAGCCGACTCCGCCGAGTCTGGCCTTAAGCTTTGCAGCCGGCAGCGATTTGACCTTTGCCTCATCGACGGCATGCTGCCGCGCATGGATGGATTTCAGATGGTACGCAACTTGCGCGCAGTGCCGGAATATCGTGACGTGCCGCTTGTAATTCTTTCGGGCCTCGACGGCGCGGAATGGCCCTCACACGCAATGGACGCGGGCGCCACGGATTTCATTTTGAAGTCAAACGATTGGAATGGCCTGGTGGAGAGGGCACGAAAGCTGACCGCAACGCCGGCAAGTCGCGCGTCATGA